A region of Theileria annulata chromosome 2, complete sequence, *** SEQUENCING IN PROGRESS *** DNA encodes the following proteins:
- a CDS encoding formate/nitrate transporter, putative (chr2.cand.501 - score = 18.43 PF01226 formate/nitrate transporter;~6 probable transmembrane helices predicted for TA15830 by TMHMM2.0 at aa 37-59, 69-91, 112-134, 164-186, 193-215 and 241-263), which produces MFEYTRQLASAKDNYERIAKEAGDKVNGNILTLFVKSLLGGWFVAIGGYAASVIASLFYEQDASNGAARAAFSLIFPGALCAILFTGSDLYTGNTMSFTFALCKKHITFLNYFLKLGISIMGNYIGAVIGALILSGGTTYFLKDVGKGAPYLLDMAIAKTNKPFWKTMFSAIGCNCFVCLAVWSFYACYDSAGAVLIVFAHIGAFAAGGLEHTIANFYLLNAALISQSGVSFLDVYYRNLIPVFLGNTIAGTMFMGLPIAFMYRETPKHPIFKDSRSDDVEIKALIV; this is translated from the coding sequence ATGTTTGAATATACTAGACAACTCGCAAGCGCGAAGGATAATTACGAAAGGATAGCAAAAGAGGCGGGTGATAAGGTTAATGGAAATATCTTAACCCTCTTTGTGAAATCATTGTTAGGTGGTTGGTTCGTCGCCATTGGCGGTTATGCCGCATCTGTTATAGCATCACTGTTTTATGAACAGGATGCTTCAAATGGAGCAGCCAGGGCAGCCTTCAGTTTAATATTCCCTGGGGCATTGTGTGCGATTCTGTTCACTGGAAGTGACTTATATACAGGAAATACTATGAGTTTTACATTTGCATTGTGTAAAAAGCATATaacttttttaaattactttCTTAAATTGGGTATCTCAATCATGGGGAACTATATAGGCGCGGTTATTGGGGCATTGATCCTTTCTGGAGGAACCACTTACTTCCTTAAAGATGTAGGAAAAGGAGCTCCTTATTTGCTAGATATGGCCATTGCTAAGACAAACAAGCCTTTTTGGAAAACCATGTTCTCAGCTATAGGATGTAATTGCTTTGTTTGCCTGGCAGTGTGGTCATTTTACGCATGCTATGATTCAGCAGGTGCagtattaatagtattcGCACATATAGGAGCTTTTGCAGCAGGAGGCCTGGAGCATACTATTGCTAACTTCTATCTTCTAAACGCAGCTTTGATTTCACAATCAGGTGTATCATTTTTGGACGTTTATTATCGTAACCTTATTCCAGTCTTCTTAGGTAATACAATAGCAGGAACAATGTTCATGGGACTACCAATAGCATTTATGTACAGAGAAACCCCGAAACATCCTATTTTCAAAGACTCAAGAAGCGATGATGTCGAAATCAAGGCTCTCATTGTGTAA